The Buchnera aphidicola (Nipponaphis monzeni) genome includes the window ATCCAATTGATCCTAAAGAAGGAATAAAAATGTTAGTTAATGCAAGCATATAGCCTAAAGGAAATCCTATAATCCAATAAGAAATTAATGTAATAAAAAAAATTCCAAAAGTGTCTTTATATCCTCTAAGAATACCATTTCCTATAATTTGTACAAAATCTAAACATTGATACATAGCAGATACTAACAAAATATTTTCTGCTTTTTTTACAATAAGAATATTACTTGTATATAAAGCAACAATTTTATCTTTAAATAATAAAATAAGAATAGTTTCAATAATTGATATAACTAATCCAAGTGTTTGTATAGAAAAAATGGTAGTATGTACTTTATCAATAGACTTTTGACCTATATGTAATCCTACTCTAATAGCAGCAGCTGTTCCTAACGATAATGGGATTACAAATATTAAAGAACTAAAATTTAATGCTATTTGATGTGCTACAATTTGTATTAAATTCATAGAAGAAACTGAAATAGTAATCGCTGAAAAAAGAACAACTTCAAAAAATAAAGCAGTTGCAATTGGTAAACCAACTCTTAACAAATATATAATCGTTTTTAGATGAGGTAATGAAAAAATATTTGTGCAATATAAATTAATTTTTGAAAGTTTTTTATATGCCCATATATTTATAAAAATATACATCAACCAATATACTATTGCTGTTGCAAGTCCACATCCAATACACCCTAATGCAGGCATACATACTTTCCCATATACAAAAATATAATTTAATATAACATTAATAACTAGACCTATTAACCCTACTATCATAGCAGGCTTAGGTTTTGATAACCCTTCAAATTTATTTTTTATAATTTGAAAATATAAGTACCCAGGAGTCCCCCACATTAATGCTTTTAAATAAGATGCACTTTTTTTTGCTAAGATAGGATCTATCTGATGAACAATATTAATTAAAAATTCAGAATGCCAAAGTATTAAAATTATCAATAATGATGTAAAAGTAGCTATGTAATAACTATGTTTAACATGTAGAACTATATTCTTTTCATTATTTTTAATACCGTTCATACGGGAAATAATAGGTGTTAGAGCTAAAAGTAATCCGTGTCCAAACAAAATAATTGGAGACCATATCGAAGCACCTATAACAATAGCTGACATATCTGTTGAACTAACTTTACTAGCTATTATAGTATCAATAAATCCCATACCAGTTTGCGTCATTTGAGCTAATATCAATGGAATTGTAATAATTATTATTGCTTTAATTTCTCGAAAATATTTATACACTTGTATACCTTTTTTTGAAATTATATATATAATATATTTGATATTATATAAAGAATATAATATTTTAGTGCAAAATTTTTTAATTTTTTAACAAAAAAATATTTTTTTATTTTGAACACAAAGTATAAATGTATAATTCTGAAATAATTAATATTATAAATATATATATTTTATATTACAATATTCAAGTAAGTTTATATAATTCTAAAAAATAAAAAGTAAATTAATATTTAGAAATAAAAAAATTTATTTTTAGCATTTAGAATAAACAAAAAGTTTAATACTTATTAAAACATTAAGTAGATTCATAATATTTAAAATAAATAAAAAATTCATAAATTATTAATTTAAATAAAAAATACATTCTTACATATTTTTTCAAAATACGTAATAATATTTTTTTATTAAAAAATTAATTAAATTTTTAACAATATTTTATTTAAGGATTTATAATGTTTACTGGAATTATAGAAGGTTACGGTACAGTTTTTAAAATTAAAAAAGAAAATTGTTTCATTACTTATACAATAAAAGTTCCTATTTTTTTATCAAAAAAATTAAAGTTAGGAGCCTCTATAGCTAATAATGGTTGTTGTTTAACTATTACTGATATTAATAATCTATTTGTCAGTTTTGATATTATAAAAGAATCTTTAGATAAAACTAATTTAAAATATTTACAAGTAAATGATTTAGTTAATCTCGAAAGATCATTGAAAATAGGTAACGAAATAGGAGGCCATTTAATTTTAGGGCATATTTCAGGAATAGCAAAAATATGTAATATTAGCATCAATCATAAATATACAAAAATATGGATACAAATAATAGACGTTATACTCATGAAATATATTTTTTATAAAGGATGCATTTGTATAAATGGAGTAAGTCTTACTATAAGTACAGTATTACCTAATAATTTGTTTTGTGTTTATTTAATACCTGAAACTTTATCTCGAACAAATTTTAAAACAATTTCTTTAAATCAATTTGTAAATATAGAAATTGATTATATAACTCAAATAGTAGTAGATTCAATAGAACGATTGAAATTAAAAAATATAACTGACATAAAACATAATCTTTTTAAATCAATCAATAAGTTAATATCAACTTTTAAAAATAATTAAATTACTAAAAAAATCCACAAAATTATTTGACATTTTAATAAAAAAATTTAATTTTTTTTAAATATATAAATTTAAAAAATTTAATAAAAAAATTATTATTCTAAAAAACATAATATTATTAAAAAATTTTTTAAAATAATAAATATATTTTAAATTAATTAAAAATCATTACATATTTAACATACATTCTTAAATAATTACTTAAAAAAATATTTTGAATACAAAAAATGTTTTTATAAAAATTATTTGTAAGTAAATTTTAATGAAAAATTGATTTTTTTAACTCAATATATAATTTTTTATCATTTCTTATTATTTTTTATTTACTAAAAATAATATGAATAACAAGTAAATATATTATATTTACAATAAAATACATAAGAATAAACTATTGAATAATAACAAACGTATTAAAATATTAAAAATTTTTCAATTAAATAATAAATTCCCTTTAACAGAATTATATTTTAATTCAAACTTTCAATTATTAATATCAGTAATGTTATCAGCTCAAGCAACTGATAAAAATGTTAATAAAGTTACTAAAAAATTATACAATTATATTAAAGAACCAAAAGATATTCTTTTAATGGGAATAAATACTTTAAGAACATATATTAAAAGTGTTGGGTTATATAATATAAAATCATCTAATATCATTAAAACTTGTCATATATTAATAAATAAACATCATGGGAAAATACCTAATAGTAGAAAACAATTAGAAATGTTACCAGGAGTAGGAAGAAAAACAGCAAATGTTATTTTAAACACTATTTTTAAAAAGAAAACTATTGCTGTTGATACACATGTTTTTAGAGTATGTAATAGAACTAAATTCGTTATAGGTAGTAATGTAAAAGAAATAGAATATAAATTAATTAAAGTGGTACCTGATAATTTTAAACTAAATTTTCATAATTGGTTTTTACTTCATGGACGATATATTTGTCAAGCTAAATGGCCTAAATGTAATATATGTAACATAAATATGTATTGTGAATATCATAAAAAAAAATAATATATATGTAGCATACATGTTATCAAATAAATTAATACTTTAAACAAAACTAATTACTATTTTTGATATCTGTAATCATTATTAAAATATTTAATTATTTACATTTTATTGAATGATAGACTTGCTATATATACATTATATATCTTAAAATATTCAGACATTATTAAATATTTTTTTATTGGATTTTATTTGTGATAATTGTAGAAGTTGCGTTACCTTTACCTATAAAAAATAATTTTTTTTATTCATTTCCTAAATCAGAAATTTGTCCTGTTATTGGTAGTAGAGTTATAGTACCTTTCAATAATAGTCAATTAATTGGAATAATTGTTTCCATTAATAACAATAAAACATATTCATTTAAATTAAAAAAAATAATTTCTATAATAGATCAACAATCAATTTTTACACCATCTACATGGAATTTAATATTGTGGTGTACCGACTATTATCAATGTCATATTAGCTTTATTATATTTAACTTTATACCTTACCTATTAAAAAAAGGTAAAACTTTAAAAAAAAAATGTGCTACAAATGTAAAATTACTAAAAAAGGTAATTCTTTAAATAATAGTAAATTACAAAATCAACCTAAACAATTACGCGCTTTATTAATTTTAAAAAAACAATCAATTCTTATTAGTAATTTACATAAATACAAAATATCAACTTATGTGCTAAATATACTACTTAGAAAAAAATTATGTTATATACACCAATCCTTAATAAAAAAAAAAAATTGGAAACATTTAATTTTAACAAAAAATATATATTACAAGTTGACTAATAATAATATTTTAAAGTTAAAACCAATTGTTCAAAATAATACTAAATTTAAATCTTTCGTTATTAAAATAAATACAATATACGATAAAGAAGAAGTTTACATATTTTTATTATTTGAATATTTAAAAAAAGGTTTAAAAACATTAATTTTAGTACCTAATATAGATTATATTTATAATTTAAGCAAATTTTTACAAAAAAGATTACAAATACCAATTGATATTTATCACACACACATTACTGAAACTAAAAAATTAATTTTATGGAATAAATGTAAAACTGAAGAAGCTGCAATTATTATATCTACTTCAGAAGGAATTTTCCTTCCAATAATTAATTTAGGTATAATCATAGTTAATGAAGAAAGTAACTTGTCTTATAAAATCACTAAAAAATGGACGTTTAATACTAAAAATTTAGCTATTATGAGATCTTATAAAGAAAATATACCAATTATTTTAGAAGGAAATGAACTTTCTTTAGAAACATTGCATAATATAAATATAAAAAAATTTAATTTAATTACAATTAATTCAAAATATGAATCGTTTTTTGTAAAAAAAATAAATCAAACATTAATTGATATAAATCATAAACAATGTAAAGGTATTTTTTCTATTGAACTAATTGAAAAAGTACAAAAATATTTACTTAATAATCAACAAGTTTGTTTTGTAACTGATAATATATCTAATGCAATAACTGTATTGCAGTGTTCTAATTGCAACGTAATAATGAAATGTCAATATTGTCATCAATACTATGAATATAGTAAACATTATCAAGAATTATCTTGCAAATATTGTTTTTTTAAAAAAAATGAACCTTTTTTTTGCACTATTTGTAATTCGTCAAATTATATTCTTATAAAATATAATGTAAGTTTACTAAAAGATAGTATTAAGAAAATTTTTTTTGATTTCCCAATCATACATATTACTAACGATTCTACAATGTTTTTAAATAAACATTTAATAAATAAATTTCAATTAAAACATAACAATCCATGTATTATTTTAGGAAATAATGATACATTAACAAAATATAAATTAGACAAAATAAAATGTTTAATTTTTTTAAATATCGATGTATACTTTAGAAGTAATAATTTCAGATCACCAGAATATTTTGGACAAAAATATTATTCTACACTTAGAAAAGTTAGTAACTTTTACACCATTAATACTGAAGTTTTAATACAATCCAAAATGTTTAAAAATGCATTAATTCAAAAATTAATTACAAGTAATTATGAAAAATTTTCTTCAACATTATTAAAAATAAGAAGAAAATATGATTTACCTCCATATACTCGTCACATAATAATTACTATTAAAAGCAAAAAATATGAATTTTTAACCATGTTTTTCAAAAAGTATTATAAATTTTTAATTACATATTCTTTGAATTATAAAAATAATTTATGGGTTGTAAAATCCGACATTATTTATTTTAACAAATATTTTAGCACCTTTTATACAACAATATTATTAGTTCATCCTTCAGTAATTTTTTTAAAAAAACTATCGAAACAATCTATAATTTTTATTAATACAAAACTTTTTTTTAAACATATACAATTAACATTTGATATGGATCCAATATAGATACATTTATAATATAAATATGCAAATTAAATTTTCAATCATATTTTATATTTAAGTTTTTTATAAAAAATATAATAAATTGATAATTTAATGATTTAAATTACATAAAATAACATTTATTATTTATTCTACATAAATAAAAATGTAATTAATATTAAGTACTAAATTTTTATTAATAAAATATTAAGGATTTTTAAATGATTGAAAATAATATTATTACTAATTTAAAATCTAAGGGATTAATATCAAAAATTACTAATGAAAAAAAATTGTTTAAAGAAATTATTTGTAATAAAATTACATTATATTGTGGATTTGATCCTACTGCTGATAGTTTACATTTAGGACATTTATTACCTTTATTATGTTTAAAACAATTTCAATTACTAGGACATAGGCCAATAATTTTAATCGGTGGAGCTACAAGTTTAATAGGTGATCCCTAGCTTTAAAAAAAAAGAACGAAAAATTTTGACAGGAGAAAATATTCATAAATGGATACAAAAAATTACTTGTCAAATATCTTTATTTGTTGATTTTAAATGTCATAACCGAGCGATTATTGTTAATAACTACGATTGGTTTAAAAAAATTAATATAATAAATTTCTTAAGAAATATAGGAAAATGTTTTTCAATTAACACAATGATAAATAAATCTTCTGTAAAAAAACGTATTAATAGGACAGAAAAAGGAATTTCATTTACTGAATTTTCATACAGTTTATTACAAGCATATGATTTTTTATTATTATATAAAAAATATAATGCAATATTACAAATAGGTGGATCAGACCAATGGGGTAATATTATTTCTGGAATAAATTTAGTTGATAAATTATATCATAAAAATGTTTATGGATTAACTACCCCATTATTAACCACATGTAATGGATCTAAATTTGGTAAAACAGAAATTGGTACAATATGGTTAGATTCTAAAAAAACTAGTCCATTTAATTTTTATCAATATTGGATTAATATTCCAGATACTGAAGTTTTTCATTATTTAAAAATGTTTACTTCATTCAGTTTGAAAGAAATACATAACATGCAATTAAATAACAAAAAATCTGAAAATTTTAGTAATTTTCGTAAAATGTTAGCTGACTATATTACTTTAATAATTCATGGGAAAGAGGGGTTATCTAGTGCACAACGTATTACTAATTATTTATTTACAGATAATATTCAACATATTACATTATCGGATATACAACAGTTAATTAAAGATGGCGTTAAATCAATACAATTGAAACACGAAAATTCTTTACAGAACATTTTAGTTTTATCTTCATTAGCTACATCTAAAAATAATGCTAAAACTATGATTTGTTCCAAAGCTATACGGATTAATAAAAA containing:
- a CDS encoding MATE family efflux transporter, translating into MYKYFREIKAIIIITIPLILAQMTQTGMGFIDTIIASKVSSTDMSAIVIGASIWSPIILFGHGLLLALTPIISRMNGIKNNEKNIVLHVKHSYYIATFTSLLIILILWHSEFLINIVHQIDPILAKKSASYLKALMWGTPGYLYFQIIKNKFEGLSKPKPAMIVGLIGLVINVILNYIFVYGKVCMPALGCIGCGLATAIVYWLMYIFINIWAYKKLSKINLYCTNIFSLPHLKTIIYLLRVGLPIATALFFEVVLFSAITISVSSMNLIQIVAHQIALNFSSLIFVIPLSLGTAAAIRVGLHIGQKSIDKVHTTIFSIQTLGLVISIIETILILLFKDKIVALYTSNILIVKKAENILLVSAMYQCLDFVQIIGNGILRGYKDTFGIFFITLISYWIIGFPLGYMLALTNIFIPSLGSIGFWIGIMVALTFGSIMMICRILYLQKRTLLYL
- a CDS encoding riboflavin synthase subunit alpha, translating into MFTGIIEGYGTVFKIKKENCFITYTIKVPIFLSKKLKLGASIANNGCCLTITDINNLFVSFDIIKESLDKTNLKYLQVNDLVNLERSLKIGNEIGGHLILGHISGIAKICNISINHKYTKIWIQIIDVILMKYIFYKGCICINGVSLTISTVLPNNLFCVYLIPETLSRTNFKTISLNQFVNIEIDYITQIVVDSIERLKLKNITDIKHNLFKSINKLISTFKNN
- the nth gene encoding endonuclease III, which codes for MNNNKRIKILKIFQLNNKFPLTELYFNSNFQLLISVMLSAQATDKNVNKVTKKLYNYIKEPKDILLMGINTLRTYIKSVGLYNIKSSNIIKTCHILINKHHGKIPNSRKQLEMLPGVGRKTANVILNTIFKKKTIAVDTHVFRVCNRTKFVIGSNVKEIEYKLIKVVPDNFKLNFHNWFLLHGRYICQAKWPKCNICNINMYCEYHKKK
- the priA gene encoding replication restart helicase PriA is translated as MCYKCKITKKGNSLNNSKLQNQPKQLRALLILKKQSILISNLHKYKISTYVLNILLRKKLCYIHQSLIKKKNWKHLILTKNIYYKLTNNNILKLKPIVQNNTKFKSFVIKINTIYDKEEVYIFLLFEYLKKGLKTLILVPNIDYIYNLSKFLQKRLQIPIDIYHTHITETKKLILWNKCKTEEAAIIISTSEGIFLPIINLGIIIVNEESNLSYKITKKWTFNTKNLAIMRSYKENIPIILEGNELSLETLHNINIKKFNLITINSKYESFFVKKINQTLIDINHKQCKGIFSIELIEKVQKYLLNNQQVCFVTDNISNAITVLQCSNCNVIMKCQYCHQYYEYSKHYQELSCKYCFFKKNEPFFCTICNSSNYILIKYNVSLLKDSIKKIFFDFPIIHITNDSTMFLNKHLINKFQLKHNNPCIILGNNDTLTKYKLDKIKCLIFLNIDVYFRSNNFRSPEYFGQKYYSTLRKVSNFYTINTEVLIQSKMFKNALIQKLITSNYEKFSSTLLKIRRKYDLPPYTRHIIITIKSKKYEFLTMFFKKYYKFLITYSLNYKNNLWVVKSDIIYFNKYFSTFYTTILLVHPSVIFLKKLSKQSIIFINTKLFFKHIQLTFDMDPI